One window from the genome of Variovorax sp. PAMC26660 encodes:
- a CDS encoding DUF4224 domain-containing protein, whose translation MPTADPTSAILTRKELHQLTGYRRAAEQLAELQRQGFYRTRRSRVDGSVILERPHYDAVCAGASKPANEPKLRPVTRKRA comes from the coding sequence ATGCCGACCGCTGATCCAACAAGTGCAATCCTGACGCGCAAAGAATTGCATCAGCTCACTGGCTACAGGCGAGCCGCCGAACAGTTGGCCGAGCTTCAGCGGCAAGGGTTCTATCGCACACGTCGGTCACGCGTTGATGGCAGCGTAATCCTCGAGCGGCCGCACTACGATGCCGTCTGTGCTGGTGCCAGCAAGCCGGCAAATGAGCCCAAACTTCGACCTGTCACAAGGAAGAGAGCATGA
- a CDS encoding Arm DNA-binding domain-containing protein, whose amino-acid sequence MLTDTACRKTICPADKLRLRLADSGGLYLQIEPSGSRRWFWKYRVRAEVELSHWLSFRSAPTPRAKKAADTDADIQGMSAAGAMSALVSAGPVAR is encoded by the coding sequence ATGCTCACCGACACTGCCTGCAGGAAGACCATTTGCCCAGCTGACAAGCTGCGGCTGCGCCTCGCCGACTCGGGCGGCCTCTACCTGCAGATCGAGCCCAGCGGCTCCAGGCGCTGGTTCTGGAAGTACCGTGTCCGCGCCGAAGTAGAACTGAGCCACTGGCTCAGTTTCCGGTCGGCGCCAACACCGCGTGCGAAGAAGGCTGCGGACACCGATGCGGACATACAAGGAATGTCCGCAGCAGGTGCAATGTCCGCACTGGTGTCCGCAGGCCCAGTGGCCAGATAA
- a CDS encoding nucleoside 2-deoxyribosyltransferase: protein MPIARPRVYLAGPDVFRPDAVQHFAALVRACNALGMEALVPSDDGAAAAGLNGLALARAIYNVNMGLLSEADGVIANVAPFRGAEPDSGTVFEVGVAVALGLPVVAYGVPPSSYASRVQSVRDTQGVLRDASGAAIEDFGLSMNLMLSCSTHTAPTATEAIKVMATLLR from the coding sequence ATGCCAATCGCCCGCCCCCGCGTCTATCTCGCCGGCCCTGACGTGTTCCGGCCCGACGCCGTGCAGCACTTCGCGGCTCTTGTGCGCGCATGCAATGCGCTCGGCATGGAAGCGCTCGTCCCGTCCGATGATGGCGCGGCCGCTGCAGGCCTCAACGGACTGGCGCTGGCCCGCGCGATCTACAACGTAAACATGGGCCTGCTGAGTGAGGCGGACGGCGTCATCGCCAACGTAGCGCCTTTCCGCGGCGCGGAGCCCGACTCCGGGACCGTGTTCGAGGTGGGCGTTGCCGTGGCGCTGGGCCTGCCAGTGGTGGCCTACGGCGTGCCGCCGAGCAGCTACGCCAGCCGCGTCCAGTCAGTGCGCGACACGCAAGGTGTGCTGCGGGACGCCAGCGGGGCCGCAATCGAAGATTTCGGCCTGTCGATGAACCTCATGCTGTCCTGCTCAACGCACACTGCACCAACCGCAACCGAGGCGATCAAGGTGATGGCGACGTTGCTGCGGTAA
- a CDS encoding helix-turn-helix transcriptional regulator, with product MKLLRLPEVSERVRLGKSTIYEKVKTGDFPAPLKQCNGNFWLDTEIDSYIEKLIAAREERRARAAGNAGRSV from the coding sequence ATGAAGTTGCTGCGTCTACCCGAAGTGTCCGAGCGCGTTCGCCTCGGCAAATCCACCATCTACGAGAAGGTCAAGACGGGTGACTTCCCGGCGCCGCTCAAGCAGTGCAACGGCAATTTCTGGCTCGACACGGAAATCGATTCGTACATCGAAAAGCTGATCGCAGCACGTGAGGAACGGCGTGCACGTGCAGCAGGCAACGCCGGGCGCAGCGTGTAA
- a CDS encoding tyrosine-type recombinase/integrase, translating into MKRDLPPRVYEKSGSYYHVAADGKSRTWTKLCRVRDGRSAMYMALAKIETDKSLDDMIPKLCAAWMTEIGSKHTAKTQADDRTHNKAISEAFAEFRAREVTPPIVIDFLDTWDLQPRSYNAYRAALRERLRFAEVKGFRPAGSNPVDPVKTKKVKARTRYITDSELRRIKVAACYGDDGKRTRSGHTICSLIDMAYLTGQRISDLLTLEWSQIRKEGILFEPAKTEDSTAVRILIEWTPKLKAVIERLKHPPPVPGQKGKPGKAKPVSMRYVFSTLKGEPYTYDGASTAWTRARERAEVKNAHFHDLRAKALTDIDGVTDRGIGQAQTMGGHSTQTQTADYVRHKRAKKTSATR; encoded by the coding sequence ATGAAGCGCGACCTACCGCCGAGGGTCTACGAGAAGAGCGGCAGCTACTACCACGTGGCGGCGGACGGCAAGTCGCGGACATGGACGAAGTTATGCCGGGTCAGAGATGGGCGCTCGGCCATGTACATGGCACTGGCCAAAATCGAGACCGACAAATCTCTCGACGACATGATCCCGAAGCTGTGCGCTGCCTGGATGACGGAAATCGGCAGCAAGCACACCGCGAAAACCCAGGCCGACGACCGAACGCACAACAAGGCGATTTCGGAAGCCTTCGCGGAATTCCGGGCCCGTGAGGTCACGCCGCCCATCGTGATCGACTTCCTGGATACCTGGGATCTGCAGCCACGCAGCTACAACGCCTACCGAGCTGCCCTGCGCGAGCGCCTGCGATTCGCCGAGGTAAAGGGCTTCCGTCCGGCCGGAAGCAATCCTGTAGACCCAGTCAAGACGAAGAAGGTGAAGGCGCGCACCCGATACATCACGGACAGCGAGCTGCGGCGCATCAAGGTGGCGGCCTGCTACGGCGACGACGGCAAGCGCACGCGGTCTGGGCACACCATCTGCAGCCTGATCGACATGGCTTACCTGACCGGCCAGCGCATCAGCGACCTGCTGACGCTGGAGTGGTCGCAGATCCGCAAGGAAGGGATCCTCTTCGAGCCTGCCAAGACCGAGGACTCGACGGCGGTGCGCATCCTGATCGAATGGACCCCGAAGTTGAAGGCGGTCATCGAGCGTCTGAAGCACCCGCCGCCGGTACCGGGCCAGAAGGGAAAGCCGGGCAAGGCTAAGCCCGTCAGCATGCGGTATGTGTTCTCCACGCTGAAGGGCGAGCCGTACACCTACGACGGCGCGTCGACGGCCTGGACGCGAGCACGGGAGCGGGCCGAAGTCAAGAACGCCCACTTCCATGATCTGCGCGCCAAGGCGCTCACCGACATCGATGGCGTGACCGACCGCGGCATTGGCCAGGCACAGACGATGGGCGGCCACAGCACGCAAACCCAGACCGCCGACTACGTGCGCCACAAGCGCGCAAAAAAGACCAGTGCAACACGCTGA